One window from the genome of Streptomyces sp. WZ-12 encodes:
- a CDS encoding sigma-70 family RNA polymerase sigma factor, whose product MRDSYLKSGLTMSELSDRVRFAKSKISELLRGTGLYPRWEILLSLSAELKMPQWPLQRLWQQAAFEAQKSKEWVERSSEKAALTMSHPVPPLDHRAFRELVEDCYALYAQVFLNDDQRDAAVSDTFDILWLSWNDALASPDLRRYAWNVLRTTVMSRTPHIDGRPDFATAAFDTVAVRSLAEADQAARTIQIEESLGLFKAMSRLPDHQLDVMALRNLCGMPAERVSALLGVPLATVGSDERHAIHFLESVMCPPPETEGNTP is encoded by the coding sequence ATGCGCGACAGCTACCTCAAGAGCGGACTGACCATGAGCGAGCTCAGTGACCGAGTTCGGTTCGCCAAGTCCAAGATCTCCGAACTGCTCCGTGGTACAGGGCTGTACCCGCGCTGGGAGATCCTCCTGAGCCTGTCCGCCGAACTGAAGATGCCCCAATGGCCCCTGCAACGCCTGTGGCAGCAGGCGGCGTTCGAGGCGCAGAAGTCGAAGGAGTGGGTCGAACGATCCAGTGAGAAGGCTGCGCTCACCATGTCGCACCCCGTTCCCCCACTGGACCACCGCGCGTTCCGCGAACTGGTGGAGGACTGCTACGCCCTCTACGCCCAGGTCTTCCTCAACGACGACCAGCGCGACGCCGCGGTGTCAGACACCTTCGACATCCTGTGGCTGTCGTGGAATGACGCACTCGCCAGCCCCGACCTCCGTCGCTACGCCTGGAACGTCCTGCGTACCACCGTCATGTCCAGGACCCCTCACATCGACGGTCGTCCCGACTTCGCAACGGCGGCCTTCGACACCGTCGCGGTGCGGTCGTTGGCCGAAGCCGACCAGGCCGCCCGCACGATCCAGATCGAAGAGAGCCTCGGATTGTTCAAGGCAATGAGCCGCCTGCCCGACCATCAGCTCGACGTCATGGCGTTGCGCAACCTATGCGGGATGCCCGCCGAGCGCGTCTCCGCCCTCCTCGGCGTCCCGCTGGCCACCGTGGGGTCCGACGAGCGTCATGCCATCCACTTCCTGGAGAGCGTCATGTGCCCGCCGCCTGAGACCGAAGGGAACACCCCATGA
- a CDS encoding CGNR zinc finger domain-containing protein — protein sequence MHQNPYGEDPVRLMIQLASAPPRTPEELAEQCLAAGMAIDHPVDEGDLAEILEFIPRWLAVADAGTDSQRAALLNALLASASAHPRVTDHADGGWHIHYRDDDLSLGSVVRAVVSVGTALHLTSRGMDRLGRCALAECGRVYADFTRGGRQRYCCHACANRDAVRRHRARRATQR from the coding sequence ATGCATCAGAACCCTTACGGAGAAGACCCTGTGCGGCTGATGATCCAGCTCGCGTCAGCGCCGCCGCGCACTCCCGAGGAGCTTGCCGAGCAATGCCTGGCAGCGGGGATGGCCATCGACCATCCAGTGGATGAGGGGGACTTGGCGGAGATCCTGGAGTTCATCCCGCGCTGGCTGGCCGTGGCCGACGCCGGCACGGATTCCCAACGGGCCGCACTGCTCAATGCGTTGCTGGCCTCAGCCTCCGCGCACCCGCGCGTGACCGACCACGCCGACGGGGGCTGGCACATCCACTACCGCGACGACGACCTCAGCCTGGGCTCGGTCGTCCGGGCGGTGGTCAGCGTGGGTACGGCCCTGCACCTGACCAGTCGGGGCATGGACCGGCTCGGCCGCTGCGCACTGGCCGAATGCGGCCGCGTGTACGCGGACTTCACCAGGGGCGGACGACAACGTTACTGCTGCCACGCGTGCGCCAACCGCGATGCGGTACGGCGACATCGAGCCCGGCGGGCAACGCAGCGCTAG
- a CDS encoding NAD(P)-dependent oxidoreductase yields the protein MQQPGTAAGGATVGQRPRTPVSVLGLGAMGRKLARCLLESGHPTTVWNRTPAKAESLVAQGALPARTVAEAVAASPLVIVCVLDCDAALRVLEPVGAELSGRVLVNVTSDTPERNRQAAAWAAGHGIAYLTGAMLAPPTLLGNPEATILYSGSRRAHEEHEATLRVLAGRAPYLGPDAGTATVHDVALLSLYYAGLAGMANAFALAGAQGVPAEDLAPHLDVILSQFPSIGARMAGDADARHYSKEADVLAIHTSGLAHIIKTSQDHGVSADVLRAVKGFVDRAIAAGYGDTEFASVVEVLRGRASDGARADGLSDHLCEGQFDV from the coding sequence ATGCAGCAACCCGGAACCGCAGCCGGAGGCGCGACTGTTGGACAGCGCCCACGGACGCCCGTCTCCGTGCTCGGACTCGGCGCGATGGGGCGGAAGTTGGCCCGCTGCCTGTTGGAGTCCGGCCATCCGACCACGGTGTGGAACCGCACCCCCGCAAAGGCCGAATCGCTCGTCGCGCAGGGGGCGTTACCTGCGCGGACGGTCGCCGAAGCAGTGGCCGCGAGCCCGCTGGTGATCGTGTGCGTGCTGGACTGCGATGCCGCCCTCCGGGTCCTGGAGCCGGTCGGGGCGGAGCTCTCCGGACGGGTGTTGGTCAACGTCACCTCGGACACCCCCGAGCGCAACCGCCAGGCAGCCGCATGGGCGGCCGGGCACGGCATTGCGTACCTCACCGGCGCCATGCTGGCGCCGCCCACCCTGCTCGGCAACCCCGAAGCGACCATCCTGTACAGCGGTTCACGCCGCGCCCACGAAGAGCACGAGGCCACGCTCAGGGTCCTGGCCGGCCGGGCTCCCTACCTCGGCCCGGACGCCGGAACCGCCACGGTCCACGACGTGGCGCTGCTCAGCCTCTACTACGCCGGCCTGGCCGGAATGGCCAACGCCTTCGCCCTGGCCGGCGCGCAGGGCGTACCGGCCGAGGACCTCGCGCCGCACCTCGACGTCATCCTGAGCCAATTCCCCTCCATCGGGGCGCGGATGGCCGGGGACGCCGATGCCAGGCACTACTCCAAGGAGGCGGACGTCCTCGCGATCCACACCTCGGGCCTCGCCCACATCATCAAGACCTCCCAGGACCACGGCGTCAGCGCGGATGTGCTCCGCGCGGTCAAGGGTTTCGTGGACCGGGCCATCGCGGCGGGGTACGGCGACACGGAGTTCGCCAGCGTGGTGGAGGTGCTGCGGGGGAGGGCGTCGGACGGAGCGAGGGCCGACGGGCTGTCAGATCACTTGTGTGAAGGGCAATTTGACGTGTGA
- a CDS encoding class I SAM-dependent methyltransferase: MALGRFLHGTPRSDTPGVTIGPARAYELFSALGFAGRRRRAFAQLAALSGAQAGDRALDVGCGTGGLTRPVAQRVGAEGTMLGIDPSPSVLAYARRKTLDQRITAAAVTYREGIAESLDVPDASMDVVVNSLMLHHLPEELRSVALAEMYRVLRPGGRLLIAEFRPPTGRLGRNLVHVLAGHAMEHSGVDLLGDLLAGVGFELVGHGDIRPWLTYFQGVRPTNK, translated from the coding sequence ATGGCCCTCGGAAGATTCCTGCACGGCACGCCGCGGTCCGATACCCCAGGTGTCACCATCGGCCCGGCCCGCGCCTACGAACTGTTCAGCGCCCTCGGCTTCGCCGGCAGGCGGCGGCGCGCCTTCGCCCAACTCGCCGCGCTGAGCGGCGCACAGGCCGGCGACCGCGCTCTCGACGTGGGATGCGGCACAGGTGGCCTGACCCGGCCCGTGGCCCAACGGGTCGGCGCGGAAGGGACGATGCTCGGCATCGACCCCTCGCCGTCCGTCCTCGCCTACGCCCGCCGCAAGACCCTCGACCAGCGGATCACCGCCGCCGCGGTCACATACCGGGAAGGGATCGCCGAGTCACTGGACGTGCCCGACGCATCGATGGACGTCGTGGTCAACAGCCTCATGCTGCACCATCTCCCGGAGGAGCTGCGTTCGGTAGCCCTGGCCGAGATGTACCGCGTGCTGCGGCCGGGCGGACGCCTCCTCATCGCCGAGTTCAGGCCGCCCACGGGCCGGCTCGGCCGCAACCTCGTCCACGTATTGGCCGGTCACGCCATGGAGCACTCCGGAGTGGATCTCCTCGGGGACCTCCTCGCAGGCGTCGGCTTCGAACTGGTGGGCCACGGCGACATCCGGCCCTGGCTGACCTACTTCCAGGGCGTACGCCCGACGAACAAGTAG
- a CDS encoding GNAT family N-acetyltransferase: MTEGCSKVCIRPADAADAAVIARIHLISRAATMPYLPPQRRSHEQVTQWVGGVLLRECRTWVAVCGPEVLGYAAVEGDMLEHLYLRPDFRRQGIGTLLLNEVRRHNSGGLSLHVFQQNTEARAFYQRHGFTVLDSSDGSRNMENLPDMTLRWVPSSTR, encoded by the coding sequence GTGACTGAGGGCTGCAGCAAGGTGTGTATTCGACCCGCGGACGCGGCGGACGCCGCGGTGATCGCGCGCATCCATCTGATTTCCCGGGCCGCGACGATGCCGTACCTGCCCCCGCAGCGGCGCAGCCATGAGCAAGTGACCCAATGGGTCGGGGGCGTCCTGCTTCGGGAATGTCGCACCTGGGTCGCGGTGTGTGGCCCGGAGGTTCTCGGGTACGCGGCCGTTGAGGGCGACATGCTCGAACACCTCTATCTGCGCCCGGACTTCCGCCGCCAAGGCATCGGCACGCTGCTGCTCAACGAGGTCAGGCGGCACAACTCCGGCGGGCTGTCCCTGCACGTCTTCCAGCAGAACACCGAAGCCCGCGCGTTCTACCAGCGTCACGGCTTCACCGTCCTCGACTCCAGTGACGGAAGCCGCAACATGGAGAACCTGCCCGACATGACCCTTCGCTGGGTTCCGAGCAGTACGCGGTGA
- a CDS encoding sensor domain-containing protein, producing the protein MADHVAYEAEPQREALAPAARAEPWRPTVLGRLLAPWRGLALLGLGLLSAMMSWLLLISMCLLFIWLGFAMVPEVARVLHTLANRQLELGRRWYGMPPTAPGGSDTNRPTSRSTPLLVRRVLSVLRSPATWCDLGWAQLAVTFLGFLALLPFTLLVHGAFGIALPYLWDWVAPAFDGSWFLFVPLSSHTTHIAAGVGVAEILLGLWAGPYILRAQARLSQTLLCPSGTRR; encoded by the coding sequence ATGGCAGATCACGTCGCGTATGAAGCGGAGCCGCAAAGGGAGGCGCTGGCGCCGGCAGCCAGGGCGGAGCCGTGGCGACCGACGGTGCTCGGCCGCCTGCTGGCACCCTGGCGCGGACTGGCCCTGCTGGGGCTGGGCCTGCTCTCCGCGATGATGTCCTGGCTGCTGCTGATCTCGATGTGTCTGCTGTTCATCTGGCTCGGCTTCGCGATGGTGCCCGAGGTGGCCCGCGTCCTGCACACTCTGGCGAACCGTCAGCTCGAACTGGGCCGTCGCTGGTACGGCATGCCCCCGACCGCGCCTGGCGGCTCCGACACCAACCGGCCCACCTCACGCTCCACCCCGCTGCTCGTACGGCGCGTCCTGTCCGTGCTCCGGAGCCCGGCCACCTGGTGCGACCTGGGCTGGGCCCAACTCGCCGTCACCTTCCTCGGGTTCCTCGCGCTGCTCCCCTTCACCCTGCTCGTCCACGGGGCGTTCGGCATCGCGCTGCCGTACCTCTGGGATTGGGTGGCCCCCGCCTTCGACGGCAGCTGGTTCCTGTTCGTCCCGTTGAGCAGTCACACCACGCACATCGCCGCCGGTGTGGGCGTGGCGGAGATCCTCCTCGGTCTGTGGGCGGGGCCGTACATCCTGCGCGCCCAGGCCCGCCTCTCGCAGACCCTGTTGTGCCCGTCGGGCACCCGCCGGTGA
- a CDS encoding VOC family protein has translation MINGAHTIIYASDAEEARAFFRDVLGLPNVDAGDGWLIFKAPPSELAVHPTDPHAAGVVELFLMCDDLATTVADLKAKGVEFTTDITERGWGSVTTLAVPGAGTIGLYQPKHETAYDL, from the coding sequence GTGATCAACGGTGCGCACACGATCATCTACGCGAGCGACGCCGAAGAGGCACGCGCGTTCTTCCGCGATGTGTTGGGGCTGCCGAACGTCGACGCCGGAGACGGCTGGCTCATCTTCAAGGCCCCACCGAGCGAACTCGCCGTGCACCCGACCGACCCGCACGCCGCCGGCGTCGTCGAACTGTTCCTCATGTGCGACGACCTCGCCACCACCGTCGCGGACCTGAAGGCCAAGGGCGTCGAGTTCACCACGGACATCACCGAACGAGGCTGGGGCTCGGTCACCACCCTTGCCGTGCCTGGAGCGGGCACGATCGGCCTGTACCAACCCAAGCACGAGACCGCTTACGACCTCTGA
- a CDS encoding VOC family protein, which translates to MALRPVQVNIKALDAPAVGRFWAEALGWSAYSPGVTTYVGPAGGPVWPDPLAVCVDVVPVPESKTTTKNRVHIDLATTSAAHQAELVARLQALGATPVNVGQGAVPWTVLADPEGNEFCVLEPREIYRDTGPIAAVVVDCEDPRAMARFWDEALDWTLHEVTDDRAVLRSARGVGPYLEFLRTPGAKTVPDRVHLDLLPYPDDSKAAEVARLRALGATHLDLGQGDVPWTCLADPEGHEFCVLAQS; encoded by the coding sequence ATGGCACTGCGACCTGTTCAGGTGAACATCAAGGCGCTTGACGCCCCGGCGGTCGGCCGGTTCTGGGCGGAGGCGCTCGGTTGGAGTGCCTACAGCCCCGGCGTGACCACCTACGTCGGACCCGCCGGCGGCCCCGTTTGGCCGGACCCACTCGCCGTCTGCGTCGACGTCGTTCCCGTCCCGGAATCCAAGACAACAACGAAGAACCGCGTGCACATCGATCTCGCCACCACCTCCGCCGCCCATCAGGCCGAGCTGGTCGCGCGTCTCCAGGCGCTCGGCGCAACGCCCGTCAACGTGGGCCAGGGCGCGGTGCCGTGGACGGTCCTCGCCGACCCCGAGGGCAACGAGTTCTGCGTGTTGGAACCTCGGGAGATCTACCGGGACACCGGGCCGATTGCCGCGGTGGTCGTCGACTGCGAAGACCCACGGGCCATGGCCCGGTTCTGGGACGAGGCACTGGACTGGACCCTGCACGAAGTGACCGACGATCGGGCGGTGTTGCGCTCCGCCAGGGGCGTCGGCCCGTATCTTGAGTTCCTCCGCACGCCTGGCGCGAAGACCGTGCCGGACCGCGTCCATCTTGACCTGCTGCCGTACCCCGATGACAGCAAGGCAGCGGAGGTGGCTCGGCTGCGGGCCCTCGGCGCCACCCACCTCGACCTCGGGCAGGGTGACGTCCCGTGGACGTGCCTGGCCGACCCGGAGGGCCACGAGTTCTGCGTCCTCGCCCAGTCCTGA
- a CDS encoding CPBP family intramembrane glutamic endopeptidase: protein MTRFFVLLFALSLPFWIAGSVFRGPGVLPMAMPVSAFQFVLPFVVASVCRCRDEGVRGVRALLKRSFSVPRRGQRVWWVPAILLVPATMLLSYGLLPLAGVVLDGPHEPLAAVPALLAVYAVAAVCEEVGWMGYALRPLQRRWGAFGGAVVLGAAWAVWHVVGYLQGGRAVWWIVGQCLSTVALRVLIVWLFHRTGRAVLPAIVIHTLINVVQSVFPGYPQRPAAALAFGLVTAAAATLVALAWGARTPTGSRGNPLRARGSGT from the coding sequence ATGACCAGATTCTTCGTGCTGCTGTTCGCGTTGTCCCTGCCGTTCTGGATAGCCGGATCCGTCTTCCGGGGACCCGGCGTGCTGCCCATGGCCATGCCGGTGAGCGCCTTTCAGTTCGTCCTGCCGTTCGTCGTGGCATCGGTTTGCCGTTGCCGGGACGAAGGGGTGCGCGGGGTGAGGGCGCTGCTGAAGAGGTCGTTCTCCGTCCCCCGTCGAGGGCAACGGGTCTGGTGGGTTCCCGCCATCTTGCTGGTGCCTGCCACGATGCTGCTGTCGTACGGGCTGTTACCACTGGCCGGAGTGGTGCTCGACGGGCCGCATGAGCCGCTCGCGGCGGTACCCGCGCTCCTCGCCGTGTACGCCGTCGCTGCGGTCTGCGAGGAGGTGGGGTGGATGGGCTATGCCCTTCGCCCCTTGCAACGTCGGTGGGGAGCTTTCGGGGGCGCTGTGGTCCTGGGGGCGGCGTGGGCCGTGTGGCACGTCGTGGGATATCTCCAAGGAGGCCGCGCCGTATGGTGGATTGTGGGCCAGTGCCTGAGCACGGTGGCACTCCGGGTGCTCATTGTCTGGCTGTTCCACCGCACTGGCCGGGCCGTGCTCCCGGCAATCGTCATCCACACCCTGATCAATGTCGTCCAGTCGGTGTTCCCGGGCTACCCTCAACGCCCCGCCGCTGCCCTTGCGTTCGGCCTCGTCACCGCCGCCGCAGCCACGCTCGTGGCCCTCGCGTGGGGCGCGCGGACGCCGACGGGCTCTCGCGGCAACCCCCTTCGGGCCCGCGGCTCCGGAACTTGA
- a CDS encoding TetR/AcrR family transcriptional regulator, whose protein sequence is MTKSEPTPAPATPRRTRMSAAERRATILDAAIEVFAELGYQRSKISTIAARVGVSEPVVFQNFGSKSALFAAVLQRAADQLADNARPALEADQSVLAFLTEQMSPQHLEALHAHGSAGVLFSDAMGLTADPEVAAAARSAVQRVAEVLADLINKGQQAGELRQDLDPNTGAWWLLSLLAAHRFRAAVLEDHADLEEQLATLSLETLTGPASKRASG, encoded by the coding sequence GTGACCAAATCCGAGCCGACGCCCGCACCAGCCACACCGCGACGCACCCGCATGTCCGCTGCGGAGCGGCGAGCGACCATCCTCGATGCGGCCATCGAGGTCTTCGCCGAGTTGGGATACCAGCGGAGCAAGATCTCCACCATCGCCGCGCGCGTCGGCGTCAGCGAACCCGTGGTCTTCCAGAACTTCGGTTCCAAGTCGGCCCTCTTCGCCGCGGTGCTGCAACGCGCCGCCGACCAACTCGCCGACAACGCCCGGCCCGCCCTCGAAGCGGACCAGTCGGTCCTCGCCTTCCTCACCGAGCAGATGTCCCCGCAGCACCTCGAAGCGCTGCACGCCCACGGGTCCGCGGGCGTGCTGTTCTCCGACGCCATGGGGCTCACCGCCGACCCCGAGGTGGCGGCCGCGGCCCGGTCCGCCGTCCAACGCGTGGCGGAGGTCCTCGCCGACCTCATCAACAAGGGCCAACAAGCCGGCGAACTCCGCCAGGACCTCGACCCGAACACCGGCGCCTGGTGGCTCCTCTCCCTGCTCGCCGCCCACCGCTTCCGCGCCGCGGTACTGGAAGACCACGCCGATCTGGAGGAGCAACTCGCCACGCTCTCCCTGGAAACCCTGACGGGGCCGGCCAGCAAGCGCGCGTCAGGCTGA